The proteins below are encoded in one region of Brachyspira intermedia PWS/A:
- a CDS encoding methyl-accepting chemotaxis protein: MKNRIRLILSFTIPYIIFISIIAVILLSIFIPLNKEFYFNRISLNVELAKSDIESRVDDIVNSLTFLSSYAEIGINTPNIAQSITNVKKFGNYFDVFYCNTVPYSRGGTFISSRITYPSNYDQTAREWYINASKSQNSLYITAPYIDFNSGNLVITFINKIMINNRLAGYFGIDFDNMNTVIRNANNDFIDSINVITEDGLYITHENNEYLMNPKMLVFNDNLFSSYKNNMEDSGIYIKDNYWYTVKKVNNAPWYIAVKGDASYYFGLIRYLILFLIAFGILFIIGELIIVSISLIPISDRLDDIIVSLENMANGDFTSRIKEHKLMDSSARRLSSVMEKMQRNIGKTMYKIKTGVEEVNKNGEAIANVSIELSNKANEQSVSLNNLIDAINSISSSIEYASKKTDYAKTMSDESFENTKIGVKMIGEIKDNMNEITEASNQIAHIIETIQAIASQTNILALNAAVEAARAGDQGRGFAVVASEVRSLAQTVTNSADNITSIVEGAVSKIEHGSEFVSKSSEVLNSIESSSLESSNSLSEIYKMSNDKKSGIDNINNIVAKINDITMSNAKFANESAESSVKASKIVNEIVDELSFFQFKSSNKD, from the coding sequence ATGAAAAATAGAATTAGACTAATATTAAGTTTTACAATTCCATACATCATTTTTATATCAATAATAGCTGTTATTTTACTCTCAATATTTATTCCTTTAAATAAAGAATTCTATTTCAATAGAATATCATTAAATGTAGAATTAGCAAAAAGTGATATAGAAAGCCGAGTTGATGATATTGTAAATTCTCTAACCTTTTTAAGTTCTTATGCAGAAATAGGCATTAATACTCCGAATATAGCGCAAAGTATTACTAATGTAAAAAAATTCGGTAATTATTTTGATGTATTTTACTGCAATACAGTACCTTATAGCAGAGGAGGTACATTTATAAGTTCAAGAATAACATATCCTAGTAATTATGATCAAACAGCAAGAGAATGGTATATAAATGCTTCAAAAAGTCAGAATAGTTTATATATAACAGCACCGTATATTGATTTTAATTCAGGTAATTTAGTTATAACATTTATAAATAAGATAATGATTAATAATAGATTAGCAGGATATTTTGGTATTGATTTTGATAATATGAATACTGTTATTAGAAATGCTAATAATGATTTTATAGATTCTATAAATGTAATTACTGAAGATGGATTATACATAACTCATGAAAATAATGAATATCTTATGAATCCTAAGATGCTTGTTTTTAATGATAATTTATTTTCATCATATAAAAATAATATGGAAGACTCAGGAATATATATAAAAGATAATTATTGGTATACAGTAAAAAAAGTTAATAATGCTCCTTGGTATATAGCAGTTAAGGGGGATGCATCGTATTATTTTGGTTTAATTAGATATTTAATATTATTCTTAATTGCTTTTGGAATATTATTTATAATCGGAGAGCTTATAATTGTTTCTATATCTTTGATTCCTATTTCTGACAGATTAGATGATATTATAGTTAGCCTAGAAAATATGGCTAATGGCGATTTTACTTCAAGAATCAAAGAGCATAAATTAATGGATAGCAGTGCAAGAAGACTTTCTAGTGTTATGGAAAAGATGCAGAGAAATATTGGAAAGACTATGTATAAAATAAAAACAGGAGTTGAAGAGGTTAATAAAAATGGAGAAGCTATAGCAAATGTAAGCATTGAATTATCAAATAAGGCTAATGAACAGAGTGTGTCTTTAAATAATTTAATAGATGCTATAAATTCAATCTCTTCTTCTATAGAATATGCTTCTAAAAAAACTGACTATGCAAAGACTATGAGTGATGAATCTTTTGAGAACACTAAAATTGGTGTTAAAATGATTGGTGAAATAAAAGATAATATGAATGAGATAACAGAGGCAAGTAATCAAATTGCTCATATTATAGAAACCATACAGGCAATAGCTTCGCAGACAAATATACTTGCTCTTAATGCGGCAGTAGAAGCAGCACGTGCAGGAGATCAAGGAAGAGGTTTTGCTGTTGTTGCTAGTGAGGTTCGTTCGCTTGCTCAAACAGTAACTAATTCGGCTGATAATATTACAAGTATAGTTGAAGGTGCTGTCTCAAAGATAGAGCATGGAAGTGAATTCGTAAGCAAATCATCTGAAGTTCTTAACAGCATAGAATCATCTTCTTTAGAATCTTCAAATTCTTTATCAGAAATATACAAAATGTCTAATGATAAAAAATCAGGCATAGATAATATTAATAATATAGTAGCAAAGATTAATGATATTACAATGAGCAATGCTAAATTTGCAAATGAAAGTGCTGAATCTAGTGTTAAAGCTTCTAAAATAGTAAATGAAATAGTAGATGAACTTTCTTTCTTTCAGTTTAAAAGTTCAAATAAGGATTAG
- a CDS encoding glycoside hydrolase family 57 protein has product MSKGYLALVLHAHLPYVRHPEHENFLEEEWLYEAITETYIPLLDAYDRMVNDGVNFKITMSVTPPLMNMLANELLQNRYVKYIEKLIKLSELECERTSLDPNFHHTAEFYRDKFKKIRDIFVYKYNKNLLNGFRYFLERGNLEIITCGATHGFFPFMQEYPKAIEAQLKMAVKTHEKHLGRKPTGIWLGECGFFPGLEKHLANNGIKYFFVDTHGIMYADKVPKYGVYAPLYCSRESRVAAFGRDIESSRSVWSAEVGYPGDFRYREFYRDIGYDLPFEYIKDFIQSNGLRKNTGIKYYRITGKDCAKEPYNPEWAMEAAGDHAGNFMFNREKQIEYLDSVMDRPPIVVSPYDAELFGHWWYEGPMFIEFLMRKIHYDQNTIETITPKEYLERHPVNQISMPSMSSWGANGYGEVWLNGTNGWIYRHLHKAAERMIELAHDYYNETGLYERALNQAARELLLAQSSDWAFIMHTGTMVDYAVNTTKLYIKRFTDLYYAIKNRDLNEEWLSKIEWRDDIFPEMDFRIYS; this is encoded by the coding sequence ATGTCAAAAGGCTATTTAGCTTTAGTGCTGCATGCTCACTTGCCTTATGTGAGACACCCTGAACATGAAAATTTTTTGGAGGAAGAATGGTTATATGAGGCCATAACTGAAACGTATATACCTCTATTAGATGCTTATGATAGAATGGTTAATGATGGAGTAAACTTTAAAATAACTATGAGTGTAACTCCACCTCTTATGAATATGTTAGCTAATGAATTGCTTCAAAATAGATATGTTAAATATATAGAGAAATTAATAAAATTGTCAGAATTGGAATGTGAGAGAACTTCATTAGATCCTAACTTTCATCATACAGCTGAATTTTACAGAGATAAGTTTAAAAAGATAAGAGATATATTTGTTTATAAGTATAATAAAAACTTATTAAATGGATTCAGATATTTTTTAGAAAGAGGTAATTTAGAGATAATTACTTGCGGTGCTACTCATGGATTTTTCCCATTTATGCAGGAATATCCTAAGGCAATAGAAGCTCAATTAAAAATGGCTGTAAAAACCCATGAAAAACATTTGGGTAGAAAGCCTACAGGGATATGGCTTGGTGAATGCGGTTTCTTCCCAGGACTTGAAAAGCATCTTGCCAATAATGGTATTAAATACTTCTTTGTTGATACTCATGGTATAATGTATGCTGATAAAGTACCTAAATATGGTGTTTATGCTCCTTTATACTGTTCTAGAGAGAGTAGGGTTGCAGCTTTCGGAAGAGATATAGAGAGTTCAAGAAGTGTATGGAGTGCCGAAGTAGGTTATCCAGGCGATTTCAGATACAGAGAATTCTATAGAGATATAGGTTATGATTTGCCTTTCGAGTATATTAAGGATTTCATACAAAGCAATGGACTTAGAAAGAATACAGGAATAAAATACTATAGAATCACAGGTAAAGACTGTGCTAAAGAACCTTATAATCCTGAATGGGCTATGGAAGCTGCAGGAGATCATGCTGGAAACTTTATGTTCAATAGAGAAAAGCAAATTGAATATTTAGATTCTGTTATGGACAGACCTCCTATAGTAGTATCTCCTTATGATGCTGAATTATTCGGACACTGGTGGTATGAAGGCCCTATGTTTATAGAGTTCTTAATGAGAAAGATTCATTATGATCAAAATACAATAGAAACTATTACACCTAAAGAATATTTGGAAAGACATCCGGTAAACCAAATATCAATGCCTTCAATGTCAAGCTGGGGTGCTAACGGATACGGAGAAGTATGGCTTAATGGTACTAATGGCTGGATATACAGACACTTGCATAAAGCTGCTGAAAGAATGATAGAATTAGCTCATGACTACTATAATGAAACAGGTCTTTATGAGAGAGCATTGAATCAGGCAGCCCGTGAATTGCTTCTTGCTCAAAGTAGTGACTGGGCTTTCATTATGCATACAGGTACTATGGTTGATTATGCTGTTAATACTACAAAATTATATATAAAAAGATTTACTGATCTTTATTATGCTATTAAAAACAGAGATTTAAACGAAGAATGGCTAAGCAAAATAGAATGGCGTGATGATATATTCCCAGAAATGGATTTCAGAATATACAGTTAA
- a CDS encoding Fur family transcriptional regulator has protein sequence MNNTRNTIQKQVILNAVRELKNHPTSEEVYNHIKPNFPSISLGTVYRNLNLLSETKEIQKLSIIDDAVRFDHITNDHYHFQCSKCKKLSDIPMEYQKKLDELVSKEYDVEIFKHDIVFTGICKNCKDL, from the coding sequence ATGAATAATACAAGAAATACAATACAAAAACAAGTTATTTTAAATGCTGTAAGAGAGCTAAAAAATCATCCTACTTCAGAAGAAGTTTATAATCATATAAAACCAAACTTCCCATCTATAAGTTTGGGCACAGTATACAGAAATTTGAATTTACTGTCAGAAACTAAAGAGATACAGAAATTATCTATAATAGATGATGCTGTTCGTTTTGATCATATAACAAATGATCATTATCATTTTCAATGCAGTAAATGTAAAAAATTATCAGATATACCTATGGAATATCAGAAGAAACTAGATGAATTAGTTTCCAAAGAATATGATGTAGAAATATTCAAGCATGATATTGTATTCACTGGTATCTGTAAGAATTGTAAAGATTTGTAA
- a CDS encoding late competence development ComFB family protein, translating to MYLVNLMEQKVSKLADSYLREKNIPVNTNMRMDIIAYTLNRVQPQYVTSARGVLHSYNKDPIQSNTEILSIIADACEIVTRRKENTLLESVPSIDESGYYLTYPSIMGNITASNNFERIENALVYIFSDGKILEGYGVNFPNPAIVSSNVPGKFMFCFMPKRVDSNTEVEVKLDIVVESEKFMQYESVLTFKLKPSYYNAGDMPLFSIEEVNDILLIENHNIPS from the coding sequence ATGTATTTAGTAAACCTTATGGAACAGAAAGTTTCAAAACTAGCAGATTCATACTTAAGAGAAAAAAATATTCCCGTTAACACTAATATGCGTATGGATATAATAGCGTATACATTAAATAGAGTTCAGCCTCAGTATGTTACAAGTGCAAGAGGAGTTCTTCATAGTTATAATAAAGATCCTATACAAAGCAATACCGAAATATTAAGTATCATAGCAGATGCTTGTGAAATAGTTACTAGAAGAAAAGAAAATACATTGTTGGAGTCAGTTCCTTCTATTGATGAAAGCGGATATTATTTAACTTATCCTAGTATAATGGGTAATATTACAGCTTCTAATAATTTTGAAAGAATAGAAAATGCTTTAGTTTATATATTCTCAGATGGAAAAATATTAGAAGGTTATGGAGTTAATTTCCCTAATCCTGCTATAGTATCAAGTAATGTTCCTGGTAAATTTATGTTCTGCTTTATGCCTAAAAGAGTGGATTCTAATACTGAGGTTGAAGTTAAACTTGATATAGTTGTTGAATCAGAAAAATTTATGCAATATGAAAGTGTATTAACTTTTAAATTAAAGCCTTCATACTATAATGCAGGAGATATGCCTCTATTCTCTATAGAAGAGGTTAATGATATACTACTTATAGAAAATCATAATATACCTAGCTAA
- the holA gene encoding DNA polymerase III subunit delta: MNKVSVKTEIEFQKVKDNYIKEPFKHCIYVLTGKERLFKKAFVAAMHSSMFSDEGDSEMNYSVFYDKNDAVGFMPLEVADTPPFGSKLRLIVIYKYNNFQEDFLDYCSNPSKTSIVILETESSLEEDPIYKYFSKKKDVNNIYFIDFPLPDEKDFRGLINAYIIKQGKKISSEAIEYLINNINLDYDSLYSELAKICSYNDKEYLNVEDIADFTYVSKNRNIFDFLDAVFERDRKKCFSIMHRLDQDASSSLTLMMNNFLAIYYMKIFPPQTTLGEISKLTKIPEFILKKKKTSLKLFSLEEVVNIISKISYLNTLSVTTPVNIFKAHFELFLFTITK, from the coding sequence ATGAATAAAGTTTCAGTAAAAACAGAGATAGAATTTCAAAAAGTCAAAGATAATTATATAAAAGAGCCATTTAAACACTGTATTTATGTACTAACAGGTAAGGAAAGACTTTTTAAAAAAGCATTTGTAGCGGCTATGCATTCAAGTATGTTTTCAGATGAAGGTGATAGCGAGATGAATTACAGTGTATTTTATGATAAAAATGATGCTGTGGGCTTTATGCCATTAGAGGTGGCTGATACTCCTCCATTTGGCTCTAAATTAAGACTTATTGTAATTTATAAATATAATAATTTTCAGGAAGATTTTTTAGATTATTGTTCAAATCCGTCAAAAACATCTATTGTTATACTTGAAACAGAAAGTTCATTAGAAGAAGATCCTATATATAAATATTTTTCAAAAAAGAAAGATGTTAATAATATATATTTTATAGATTTTCCGCTTCCTGATGAAAAAGATTTTAGAGGACTTATAAATGCTTATATTATCAAACAGGGAAAAAAAATATCTTCTGAAGCTATAGAATATCTTATTAATAATATAAATTTGGATTATGATTCTCTTTATTCGGAACTAGCAAAAATATGCAGCTATAATGATAAAGAATATTTGAATGTTGAAGATATTGCAGATTTTACTTATGTATCTAAAAATAGGAATATATTTGATTTTCTAGATGCTGTTTTTGAAAGAGATAGAAAAAAATGTTTTAGTATAATGCATAGATTGGATCAAGACGCTTCAAGTTCTTTAACTTTGATGATGAATAATTTCTTGGCTATTTATTATATGAAAATATTTCCTCCTCAAACTACATTAGGCGAAATAAGTAAATTAACAAAAATACCAGAATTTATCTTAAAAAAGAAAAAAACTTCATTGAAACTGTTTTCATTAGAAGAAGTAGTGAACATAATATCGAAAATATCATATTTAAATACTTTAAGTGTTACAACACCGGTTAATATATTCAAGGCACATTTTGAATTATTCTTGTTTACAATAACAAAGTGA
- a CDS encoding HIRAN domain-containing protein — translation MDKNTEHITCLINHEESFKRIIINRNYKTKRYYIDFFVAGYKYNNGKDVIDLLLKNEPINLLRDITNPYDRFAIAIYDRSFDFRLGYVPSVISPLISYKLEDKRNRVYARIKNVKLDATDECKIEIRVFIDIAKKKKKAM, via the coding sequence ATGGATAAAAATACAGAACATATCACTTGTCTAATTAATCATGAAGAGAGTTTCAAAAGAATCATCATAAATAGAAATTACAAAACAAAAAGATACTATATAGATTTTTTTGTTGCAGGATATAAATATAATAATGGAAAAGATGTTATAGATTTACTGCTTAAAAATGAGCCTATAAATTTGCTTCGTGATATAACAAATCCTTATGACAGGTTTGCCATAGCTATTTATGATAGAAGTTTTGATTTCAGATTAGGATATGTTCCAAGTGTTATTTCTCCTCTAATATCATATAAACTTGAAGATAAAAGAAACAGAGTATATGCAAGAATCAAGAATGTGAAATTAGATGCTACAGATGAATGTAAAATAGAAATAAGAGTTTTTATAGATATAGCCAAGAAGAAGAAAAAAGCTATGTGA